A portion of the Aquicoccus sp. G2-2 genome contains these proteins:
- the rplD gene encoding 50S ribosomal protein L4, giving the protein MKLDVIKLDGGKAGSVELDEALFGLEPRADILHRVVRWQRNKAQAGTHKVKTRSETSYSTKKIYRQKGTGGARHGDRNAPIFRKGGIYKGPTPRSHGHDLPKKFRKLGLCHALSAKAREGAIVIIDSAESDGKTGALAKMVKNLGWKRALIIDGAAVNEGFAQAARNIEGLDILPSMGANVYDILKRDTLVLTKAGVEALEARLK; this is encoded by the coding sequence ATGAAACTTGATGTGATCAAACTCGACGGCGGCAAGGCCGGCTCGGTTGAGCTCGATGAGGCGCTGTTCGGCCTGGAGCCGCGCGCCGACATCCTGCACCGGGTCGTGCGCTGGCAGCGCAACAAGGCGCAGGCAGGTACGCACAAGGTGAAGACCCGGTCGGAAACCTCGTATTCCACCAAGAAGATTTATCGCCAGAAGGGCACCGGCGGCGCACGCCACGGTGACCGCAACGCGCCGATCTTCCGCAAAGGTGGGATTTACAAAGGCCCGACACCGCGTAGCCACGGCCACGACCTGCCGAAGAAATTCCGCAAGCTTGGCCTGTGTCATGCGCTTTCGGCCAAGGCCCGTGAAGGTGCCATCGTGATCATCGATTCTGCGGAATCCGATGGCAAGACCGGGGCTCTGGCCAAGATGGTGAAGAACCTTGGCTGGAAACGCGCGCTGATCATTGATGGAGCTGCCGTCAATGAAGGGTTCGCCCAGGCCGCCCGCAATATCGAAGGGTTGGATATCCTGCCCAGCATGGGCGCAAACGTCTATGACATCCTCAAGCGTGACACTCTGGTGCTCACCAAAGCGGGCGTCGAAGCATTGGAGGCTCGTTTGAAATGA
- a CDS encoding 50S ribosomal protein L23, whose product MSAKAEHYDVIRKPIITEKATMASEANAVVFEVAIESSKPQIKEAVENLFGVKVKAVNTAITKGKAKRFRGQMGKRKDVKKAYVTLEEGNTIDVSTGL is encoded by the coding sequence ATGAGTGCGAAAGCAGAACATTATGACGTGATCCGCAAGCCGATCATCACCGAGAAAGCCACCATGGCCTCAGAAGCCAACGCGGTTGTTTTCGAAGTGGCGATAGAAAGCTCGAAGCCGCAGATCAAAGAGGCGGTCGAAAACCTCTTCGGTGTGAAGGTGAAAGCCGTCAACACCGCGATCACCAAAGGCAAGGCAAAACGGTTCCGGGGCCAGATGGGCAAGCGCAAAGACGTCAAAAAAGCCTATGTTACGCTCGAAGAGGGTAACACGATTGATGTGAGCACTGGACTCTGA